The nucleotide sequence CATTAAAACTATTTTCCTTATTTTCGACTTTACCTTGTAAATACCATTTCTTACCCAATTCACCGCCACCACGCACATGTACTAATGCGTAAACAAAGCCTCGATCTAATAAACTCAATCGCGGTGAGCTAAATGAAGGGTCCATACTGATACCATAAGCCCCATATCCATAAATCAGTATTGGGTTATGGCCTTTTTTAAACAGTGATTTACGATATACCAGAGATACCGGAACTTCAACACCATCACGGGCCTTCACCCAAATACGCTGGCTCTCATAATGATGTTTATCAAAACCTTTTACTTCCTGCTGCTTAAGTAATTCCCGCTCACCTGTTTTCATATTCCATTGGAATGTTGAGCTTGGTGTCGTCATGGATGAATAACCATAACGGACAAAATCAGTATTGGGTTCAGGGTTGTAATCAATCCATGCCATATAACTTGGATCATCAAACTTAATCTGTTTTTCTTGCTGTGTCTGCCAATTAATCTGACGAATTGTCGGTAATCCTTTTGTTCGCTCCTGTACGACTAACCAGTCATTAAACAGATCGAAATCTTCAAGATCACTATCTTGCCGCGGAGCAATGACTATTTTCCACGGTATATTGATGGCATCCGTCTGATAAAGCCCATAAGTTTCATTCTCATGATTCGAACGGATGTAGAAATGATCGCGGAAATGGTCAATATAATACTCTCTGCCTTCCTGACGAGGAGAGAATAGTTGAAGCTCAGCTTGTGGTTTATTCGCATCAATCAGCAAATATTCGGAAGTCGAATTACTGGTTATCGCCAACATAATATAATCGCGGGAAGTGCTCTTAGATATACTTAAATAAAAACGCTCATCTTCTTCCTGATATATTTTATGATCTTCACTGGTATTGCTACCATATTGGTGACGAAATACCTGATATGGCAGTAACGTTTGTGAATGCCTGCGCACATAAAACAACGTATTGTTGTCGTTAGCCCAAACCATGTTGCCAGAAGTATTTTTTATTACATCATTATTCCACTGTTTATCAGCAATATCTTTAAAAGAGATCTGATAATTACGGCGTCCCTGCGTATCTTCAGCAATCGCCATACGTTTATTATCCAGA is from Photorhabdus laumondii subsp. laumondii and encodes:
- a CDS encoding S9 family peptidase — its product is MPPKAMKQPHHITTHGDTRIDDYYWMRDDNRKDQKVIDYLTAENKYTEQMLKPGEQLRDTLYEEMVGRMKQDDQSVPYTYNGYIYRTTYETGKDFPIYQRKPVDGSSDWQILVDGNERAKGHEYYQLSNFAISLDNKRMAIAEDTQGRRNYQISFKDIADKQWNNDVIKNTSGNMVWANDNNTLFYVRRHSQTLLPYQVFRHQYGSNTSEDHKIYQEEDERFYLSISKSTSRDYIMLAITSNSTSEYLLIDANKPQAELQLFSPRQEGREYYIDHFRDHFYIRSNHENETYGLYQTDAINIPWKIVIAPRQDSDLEDFDLFNDWLVVQERTKGLPTIRQINWQTQQEKQIKFDDPSYMAWIDYNPEPNTDFVRYGYSSMTTPSSTFQWNMKTGERELLKQQEVKGFDKHHYESQRIWVKARDGVEVPVSLVYRKSLFKKGHNPILIYGYGAYGISMDPSFSSPRLSLLDRGFVYALVHVRGGGELGKKWYLQGKVENKENSFNDFIDVTKALIAQKYGDSKRIYAMGGSAGGLLMGAVINQAPELYRGVVAQVPFVDAVTTMLDPSIPLTVGEYEEWGNPENKEDYFRIKSYSPYDNIKHQRYPNLLVTSGFYDSQVQYWEPTKWVAKLRDMKEDNSILLLETNMSAGHGGKSGRFSRLKDTALDYSFILMLDDAKKYFPQLKDN